The Collimonas fungivorans Ter331 genome has a segment encoding these proteins:
- the kdpF gene encoding K(+)-transporting ATPase subunit F — protein MNPFYVLGALVTVALLVYLVVALLKAEEF, from the coding sequence ATGAACCCGTTTTATGTACTCGGTGCGCTGGTCACCGTGGCGCTGCTGGTGTACCTGGTGGTGGCCTTGTTAAAAGCGGAGGAGTTCTGA